Below is a genomic region from Bacillota bacterium.
TAACCTCAACCGAAGCAACGATTGTTGCTTTGGAAGCATCGATACCCTTAGACAGCCCAGTTAAGAAGAGAATATTGGCCACAGCGCCGCTTAGTCCACCACCCATGATTGCCCACAGTAAAAACGAATTGTTAGCAAACAGCTCTAAATGCTCCCACGGCTTAGCAAATACGGCAATGGCGATGGAGCTGAACACTAACATGTAGAAAGCCATGGTCGCCGAATCGTCTTCGCTGATGCCAATTTTACCCAAGATTGTGCTCAGACCGTAGAGGAAGCCGGCGGCGAGTCCCAAGGTTAAGCCAAGCCCGGAAATATTTATTTCTGTAAATCTTCCACCTGTTACCACAAGGGCACAGCCAAGAACATTGAGCAGCAGAGCGAAAACTTGATAATTGCGCAGTTTTTCTTTAAAAAATACTACTGCCATGATCGCTGTCCAAACCGGAGCCAGATACATGAGAATTGTAGACGTTGCGATCCCTACTAAGATCATGCTTGTATCCAATGCCAATTTGAAAATACCTTTTGTTAAAACGCCTAATAAAATACTGACCACTAGACCCTTTTTTGAAATCTTCAGCCCAGCTATTCCCTTCTTTGCCAATAAATAGAACAGTAAAGGCGGAAGTGCTAAAAAGTGGCCGGCAAATGCGGTCATCATGGAAGATGCCCCCGCCTCACTCATTTTCGTAACAAAAAATCCACCTATTCCCCACAGGGTTCCGGCAATTGCAACAAAAAAGTACCCCTGCAGAGAACTTCTTTTCTCCATATCCAGCAACCTCCTAAATAATACAATCAACGTAAGTTAGTATTTCACTAATAATCGAAAAACAAACTGCATAATAAATCTTCCCCGATCTCAACTGGAGGAGGAAAATGAGAAGCCTTGTCCGGCGGCAGTTCTCCACCAAGACAAGGCTTAGATCCTAAACCCACATCAACGATCATACGATAGTTGAGGGATTATGTCAACTAGCTGAAACCAATTGCTGCAATCTGGGTCAAACACATATGTTCTGTCCCCAGCACAGCTGGTAATAACCACAAAGTAAACTACCCCAGCGATGAGTCATAACTACTTGAGTTCACGAAAACTTGCCTCTAATCTCTGGTAAGTCACCAAGGGGGGTACCAGTTTCATCAGTCCAGCTTTCCCAGCCATTGCGAGAGCTATGCAAAATAAGGCTAGCTGCTGTGCTTAAGGCTGTATAATTTGCTCTGTTCGAATGAAAAACATAAGGGCGAACGAAAACAAGCCCGTTTTCGGTTTCCGCTATTATTTGTTCTTCTAATAACTCACGCCTTTGATCCTCTACTTCCGGATAATGTTCAGGATTTTCAATCACGTACAGCTCGGAACCAGCGTCAATTTCTACGCTACCATTATCCAAGTTTAAGAAACCGGATGCTAGAGTTGTATTTGATTTAATGTAAATCACCTTCTTAGACATTACAC
It encodes:
- a CDS encoding DMT family transporter encodes the protein MEKRSSLQGYFFVAIAGTLWGIGGFFVTKMSEAGASSMMTAFAGHFLALPPLLFYLLAKKGIAGLKISKKGLVVSILLGVLTKGIFKLALDTSMILVGIATSTILMYLAPVWTAIMAVVFFKEKLRNYQVFALLLNVLGCALVVTGGRFTEINISGLGLTLGLAAGFLYGLSTILGKIGISEDDSATMAFYMLVFSSIAIAVFAKPWEHLELFANNSFLLWAIMGGGLSGAVANILFLTGLSKGIDASKATIVASVEVIVATLAGVVLLGEQINQVGYFGVIVMLGSIILINLNIPKRH
- a CDS encoding DUF4357 domain-containing protein, with amino-acid sequence MGIDEEVYQRNVHRLGNLTLASKRDNSVMKNNVWSYKNKILAETSHLKMNEELLKIDKWTIEEIDKRTYYLIEKIKELYPYYSANTGVMSKKVIYIKSNTTLASGFLNLDNGSVEIDAGSELYVIENPEHYPEVEDQRRELLEEQIIAETENGLVFVRPYVFHSNRANYTALSTAASLILHSSRNGWESWTDETGTPLGDLPEIRGKFS